A region from the Musa acuminata AAA Group cultivar baxijiao chromosome BXJ1-10, Cavendish_Baxijiao_AAA, whole genome shotgun sequence genome encodes:
- the LOC103969419 gene encoding nuclear intron maturase 1, mitochondrial, with amino-acid sequence MPCPTPISLFFLLRHHRTSSLLLLLSPRSTSTLAHNRHPCPPSSSSDVDLLRKQEEQRQALQNPYDLMKEDPIQVCSDLWVRCFGRPADAPPLPNLTGFLKKFDLWVLAYQRACAHHTGSFPPRGAIHLPHLRSLLALQVSVLASPRRPHPWGASTHLLLRSPVDPPSTRPISRRKFQALLDAAPPPFQDRVLQELLLLLLEPAFEPRFSPKSHAFRPGRSPHTVLRTLRSHFAGYLWFLKADLSSVADGLGTDVILRCVERGVSDRKVLSLIKSALRTPVKAGSLPRDQEVDRLTKKRMKRKMLRKRRKKKVLNENEPKPDPYWLRTFFGFAPREATWVPNYGHCGILSPLLANICLSELDYWMEERIAKYFRASKLDSIWKESINDGSHNPAWPEFVPSSGNEKTRKMDYIRYGSHILIGIRGPREDAVELRKALIEFCEITYGLRLENSETEIEHITRGIEFLDHVICRRVIHPTLRYTATGGNIISQKGVGTLLSITASMQQCIRKFRRLELVKGDKDPEPLPCTPMLYSGQAHTNSQMNKFLETMADWYKYADNRKKVVGFCGYVIRSSLAKLYAARYRLKSRAKVYKIASRDLSHPLRESSRNDAPEFSDLLRMGLVDAIDGIQFSHMSLIPSCDYIPFPRNWVPDHELVLREYIKLQDPKFFCELHKSIKQQELSSPQDDISKVVWDYKVFGVWSKSQRTTKEQGKLEEGANACRVSCAG; translated from the coding sequence ATGCCCTGTCCAACCCCCatatccctcttcttcctcctccggcaCCACCGCAcgtcctccctcctcctcttgcTCTCTCCCCGCTCCACTTCCACCCTCGCCCACAACCGTCATCCgtgtcctccctcctcctcctccgacgtCGATCTCCTCCGAAAACAGGAAGAGCAGCGGCAAGCTCTCCAGAACCCGTATGATCTGATGAAGGAAGATCCCATTCAGGTGTGCTCCGACCTATGGGTGCGCTGCTTTGGCCGTCCCGCCGACGCCCCGCCGCTTCCTAACCTCACCGGATTCCTCAAAAAGTTCGACCTCTGGGTCCTCGCCTACCAGCGCGCCTGCGCCCACCACACCGGCTCCTTCCCCCCTCGGGGTGCCATCCACCTCCCCCACCTCCGCTCCCTCCTCGCTCTCCAGGTCTCCGTCCTCGCCTCCCCCCGCCGCCCCCACCCCTGGGGCGCCTCCacccacctcctcctccgctcCCCCGTCGACCCACCTTCCACCCGCCCGATCTCCCGCCGCAAGTTTCAGGCCCTCCTCGACGCCGCCCCGCCCCCCTTCCAGGACCGCGTACTCCAGGAGCTCTTGCTCCTTCTCCTCGAGCCTGCGTTTGAGCCCCGCTTCTCCCCCAAGTCCCACGCCTTCCGCCCCGGCCGCAGCCCCCACACTGTCCTCCGCACATTACGCTCCCACTTCGCCGGCTACCTATGGTTCCTCAAAGCCGACCTTTCCAGCGTTGCGGACGGCCTCGGAACTGATGTCATCCTGCGCTGCGTCGAGAGGGGCGTGTCGGACCGCAAAGTCCTCAGCTTGATTAAATCTGCGCTGAGGACGCCCGTCAAGGCAGGGTCTCTGCCACGGGATCAGGAAGTGGACCGGTTGACCAAGAAGCGGATGAAGCGGAAGATGCtgaggaagagaaggaagaagaaggttcTGAACGAGAATGAACCTAAACCGGACCCTTACTGGTTGCGCACGTTCTTCGGTTTCGCTCCACGGGAAGCCACCTGGGTTCCAAATTACGGCCACTGCGGGATCCTGAGCCCTCTGCTTGCTAATATCTGTCTTAGTGAACTGGACTACTGGATGGAAGAGAGGATCGCTAAATATTTCCGTGCATCCAAGCTCGACTCCATTTGGAAGGAGTCTATCAACGATGGTTCTCATAACCCCGCCTGGCCTGAATTTGTTCCGTCGAGTGGGAATGAGAAGACCAGGAAGATGGACTATATTCGTTATGGGTCTCACATATTGATTGGAATTCGAGGACCGAGAGAGGATGCAGTGGAATTGAGGAAGGCTCTGATTGAATTCTGCGAGATCACTTATGGGTTGAGGTTAGAGAATTCAGAGACAGAGATTGAGCACATTACTAGGGGGATTGAGTTCTTGGATCATGTGATTTGTCGGAGGGTGATACACCCTACGTTGCGGTATACGGCCACAGGTGGAAATATCATAAGCCAGAAAGGTGTTGGCACACTGCTCTCCATCACTGCAAGCATGCAACAGTGCATCAGAAAGTTTAGACGACTTGAGCTTGTCAAGGGGGATAAGGATCCTGAGCCATTGCCCTGCACGCCAATGCTGTATTCTGGTCAGGCACACACCAACTCTCAGATGAACAAGTTCCTTGAGACAATGGCGGATTGGTACAAATATGCAGACAACCGAAAGAAGGTTGTTGGGTTTTGTGGTTATGTCATTAGGAGTTCCTTGGCTAAACTGTATGCTGCAAGGTATAGACTGAAGTCTCGTGCCAAGGTTTACAAGATTGCTTCACGTGATCTAAGCCATCCACTGAGAGAGAGCTCAAGGAATGATGCACCAGAGTTTTCTGATCTTCTGAGGATGGGCCTTGTTGATGCCATTGATGGTATTCAGTTCTCTCATATGTCACTGATACCATCATGCGATTACATACCATTCCCAAGGAACTGGGTACCTGATCATGAGCTGGTATTGCGTGAATATATTAAGTTGCAAGATCCAAAGTTCTTTTGTGAATTGCACAAGTCAATAAAGCAGCAAGAATTAAGTTCACCACAAGATGATATTTCTAAGGTTGTTTGGGATTACAAGGTTTTTGGAGTTTGGA